In Halopiger aswanensis, the DNA window GATCGAAAGTTCGACCACCCAGTCGTACGCGCGGCGCTCGCGCAGTCGGTGGGCGTAGGCGTAGCCGACGACCTCACCTGCGACCTCGCAGACCAGCCACGGGTACTCCTCGAGCGTCGATTCGATTCGTTCGGCCATCTCGGCCGCCGTCGGCGGCGTCTCCTCGAAGGTGACGGCCGTCGAGTCGCAAAACGGCGCGTAGATGTCGCGGACGGCCGCGGCGTCGTCGGCCGTCGCGACTCGAATGCGCGATCGCGATTCCATAGCGGGCGTTTCGATCGGTCGCTGATAAGCGCGCCGACTCCTCGTCGCCGCGTTCTCGCCCCGTTTTCGCTATCTCAGCCGCTGCAAAGGCACACAACGACTTTCCGTGCCGTCGGTGTCCGATCCCCGTACGCGATGTCCCGATCTCGAGGACCGCGATGCTCTCGACGGCGACTGCTCTGGGCCGCGAGCGGCGCTGCGGTCGGTCTCGCCGGCTGTACCGGCTTGCAGTCCGATGCGGGCGCCCACTGGCGGGAACCGGGTGCCGACGACGGCGAGTACGAGCGCTTCGGCGACGGTACCGAGTCGGCGGACACGGTCGCGGAGTCGGACGTCGACGCACAAACGGACGCGAACGGGACCGACGGCGACGACGACGGCACAGCCGCCGGATCGACCGACGACCTCGTCGTCGTCCCGCCCGATGACGAACCGGAGGGCGGGATCGAAACCGCCGGCTCCGTCGTCCTCGAACCCGATGCCTCGGTCGACGATAACGTCGAAGCCGGCTATCAGGTCGTCCTCGAGGACGAGGCCGAACTCGACGGAAATCTCGAGGCCGGCGACGACGTCCGGCTGGATCCGGGGGCCGCGATCGACGGCAACGTCGAGGCTGGCGGCGGCGTGATCCTCAGAACCGGTGCCGAGATCGACGGGAATCTCGAAGCAGACGGGACCGTTTCTATCGCGGAAGGCGCGGAAATCGACGGGAACGTCACCGGCAGCACGGTAACTGTTGCCGGCGACGCCGAGGTCGACGGCGAGATCACTGAAACGGGCTGAGGAGACGAGTCGGACGACTGTTCTCAAATGCCGCTGGCCCGACGGGATCGCACCGTGTGCAGTACGGGAACTGCAAGGATCGCGGCGAGACCGAACCCGAGTGCGCCGCTGGCTGCGGGCACGGGCATCGAGACGAGTCCGAAGTAGACGAGCGCCACCGCCAGCGGCGCGAACGCGCCGACCGCGAGCCCGATTCTGAGCGCGAGGCGGCGATCGATCCGCGAGCGCGACCGCGAGTGGGAGCGGTGATCGCGTGCACGGTCGCGTTTCCGTTCCTGTTCACGTTCACGTTCGCGTTCCGGGAACCCTTCGCTAAGCCGAACGAGTTGCCAACCGCCGAACGCGCCAAGCGACGCACCGAGTAACAGGACGGCGTCCGGATCGTCGCTGGCGACGAGAACGGCACTCGCGCTCGCGAGAATGGCCAGTGCGAACGCGGCCGTGGCGCGATCGGCTGCATATCGATCGAGCAGCCACTCTGTGGCGAGCACCAGGAGCAACCCGCCGGCCGCTCCGGCAGCGACGTCGACGAGGTAGTGGACCCCGAGCGCAACCCGCGAGAGACAGACCGCGACGATGACGGTCGCCGCGCCGAGTAGCCGCTGGCGGGCCGTTCCGATCGAGAGTCGTCTGGCGAGAGCGACGTAGATCACCGTCGTCATGAACGCGTGGCCGCTCGGAAAGCCGTAGCCGTCGGCCGTCCCGATCGACTCGTACAGTGGCCGTACTATTGCTGGCAGCGACTCGAGTCGGACGAACGGCTGCTCCGGTCGCGGGAGCGCGAATGCGTATTTCAGCGTGATGATGGTGGCGAAGCCGGTTAGCAGCAGGCCGACGACGACGGCCGCTTCCTCGCGGTCGTCCGTCCGGTACAGGTAGAGGCCGCCGACGAGCAGGGTCAGGAACCAGACGTCGCCCAACTGCGTCACGAGCGCGACGACGATCGCTGCCCACTCCGGGATCAGATCCTGTATCGGGCCGAACTCGCCGATGCCTCGAGCCATACCGTCCCTCTAGACGGAGCAGCGACTAAGACGTGGCGCCTTCGCACGTCGCACTCGTCGGATCAGATAGGCAGCTAGATAGGAGATGGTGCTGATACCGTCGAACAACGCCCGCTCGTGCCATGATCTCCGCTCTCGTCGACGCCGGCTACGCTGCGCTGCTGGCGTACGGGTTGCCCGCACTGTTCGTCCTGTTCATCGTCAAGGGGGCGATCATCGGCAAGCCGTTTCCGACGTCGGTCTTTCTCCCCGGCTACATCGTCGCCGTCTCGGCGTCGCGGTGGACGATCGTCGCGAGCGTTCTCGTCGCGTCGCTTGGCTACACCTGCGGCCAACTGCTAATATACTGGCTGGCGGCCGCTCGCGGCCGCGAGGCGGTCGAATCGCTGCCCCGCGTCTCGATCACCGACGATCAGTACGCCCGAGCGGAGCGGTGGTTCCAGCGATACGCTGGTGCCGGGATCGTGATTACGAACCTGGTCCCGTACGTCGGCAGCTTCATCATGATCCCGGCGGGAATCGCGTCGTACCCGTTCGAACGGGCGGCGTTCTACGCGTTGACCTCGACGCTGCTGAACTACGTGCTGATCGTCTGGGTCGTCGTCGGCTCCGTGCAGTTCGTTACCGGTTGAAGTCGATGATTTCGCCCCTCGAGCGGAACCAGTGAGCCGAGACGAGAGCCGAACGGTGATGCAGAAATCGACTGAACGAGCCGATCCGAAAGCGAGTGAAGGTAGCGATAGCGTTAGTGGCCCTGATCGTGCGGGTTCAGCGCCGTGCCGTAGTTCTCGGCGTGGTCCGTGTAGTCGATGAACCGGGGCGCGTCGGGGTCGAAGGGCCGCTCTAAGCTCTCGAAGGCCTTCTTCTTGTCCCAGCCCTGGAGCTTGCCGATCGCCGAGCGGTCCTCTAAGTCGTGGTAGTCGAGGTTCGGCTCGGTGAGTTCCCAGGCCTTCATTCCCTGCTCGGTGCGGATGATGACGCTCGAGTACTCGTCGCTCGAGCCCACGGAGCCGACGGTGACGTCGGCGCAGAAGCCGGTGAAGTCGGCGCACTCGTCACAGCCCTTGAGCGCGGCGTCGTGGAAGTTCTCGATGTCCTCCTCCAAGATCATCTCGCCGTCGTGGCCGTAGATCATCATCTTCCCGTGGAGGACGTCCATCTTGCCGATGTCCTCGGGGTCGATGCCGCGCTGCTCCTGGACCATCTCGCCCATGAGGCTGTAGTAGTTGAAGTTCTTCGTACACATCAGGGCGATCGTGTAGTCGACCGCGCGGATGCCCTGATTTTGGGCCTGGTAGTCCCACTCGAAGTCCTGTAGGGCGCGGATGCCCTCGATCTCACAGGGCGTGCCGACGAGCGCCAGCGAGAGGTCGTCCCAGTCCTTGTCCGGGAGCTTATCCTCCCACTGCTCCAAGTCGAGGTTGCCCAGCGCCAGCGTCTGGTTGTAGACCGTGCCGGCGTTCTCGATGAGCTCCTCCTTCGTCGTCGCGAGGAAGCTCTCGGCCTTCCAGGCTTCCTCCTCGCTCTCGGTCGCGATCAGCGCGCCGTCGATCTCGCCTTCCTCGAGCAGCGTCGCGAGGATGCCGGTGACGACGCCGCCGTCCTGGGCCTGATCGGTCCAGTCGTCGTCGACCTTCGCGGAGAACTCCGTGATCGGGTCGCCGGCGCCCTTGACGTTGTCCTCGCCGCCGGTGATCTTCCACTGGCGCTCGTACCGGAGGCCGCCGCGGGGACAGAAGTCCCAGCAGAGCGAACAGCCGGTGCACATCTTGACCAGCTTGGGCAGGTCGTCGTCGCCGACGCCGATCGAGTCGGAGGGACAGGCGGCGACGCAGGTCCCACACTGGATACAGCGTCCCTCGTCGATGACGGCCTCGTCCAGTTCCATGAACCAGGTCTTCTCGTCCGGCGTCTCGATGTCGTTCATCTCCGACCGGATGGAGTACTCCGGCGTGTCCAGATCGACGCCCTCGGGAACGCCGACGCGGGTGTCCGGCGCGTCGTCGTAGACGTCCTGACTCACGTTCTCGGCAGGTTCGGTGAACTCGAGGTCTCCGAGATTGCCTTCTTCGTCGACGTTGGCGACGCCCGCACCGTCGGTGGCGACGGGTTTGTCGGCTGACGCTGAGTCGGCGGTGGTGCTCGAGGCGTCGGCTGCGGGTTCTGCGGTCTTCTCGCCGCAGGTACAGGTATTCGGCGAGCAACTGTCGCCCTCTGCGTGTTCGTGACCGTGTCCGCCGTCCGTCGCGATAGCGCCCTCTCGAGCGTGCTCGGTCCCGTCCCGCGAGCGCGGCGCGGCGTGGCCGGCGTCGGGGACGATGACGGCGTCGTCGTCGCGAGCCTCGGATTCGGGGACGCTGGGGAACGTGCGTTCTTCGGCGTCCCGTCCGTCGGTTCCGTCGTCGCGTCCGTTAGTCCCCATGGGCAACACCTCGTGCAACCGGCGCGTCGGCGTCGGTCATGAGCGACCGGAGCCGCTCGTTGTCGATGCGGCGGGCCCACTCGTAGAACCGCTCGTCGTCGTTGCGGTCCGCGTTGTAGGCGTCGAACAGCTGCTCGAGCGCCGGGATCACGCCCTCGGCGGGCACCGCGCGCTCGATCCAGTCGAGGAATTCGTTGTCGGCCCCGAGCGCACCGCCCAGCCCGAAGTCCATCCCCTCGACGAGGTTGTCGCCCTCGTCGTTGGGCGAGTCCTCGTCCTCGAGTTTGACGGTCTCGCCGCGGAAGCCGATGTCCGCGATCTGGGGCTGGGCGCAGGAGGCCGAGCAGCCCGACATGTGCATCCGGACGACCTCTAAGTCGTCGGGCGTGTCGATGCGCTCGTCGAGTTCGCGGGCCCAGCGCTTGGTGCGCTTTTTGGTCTCGATGATGGCGTAGTTGCAGAACTCGGTGCCCGTGCAGCCGACGGCGCCCCGCGAGAACGGCCCCGGATCGGGGCTGTACTCCTGGGCGAACGGCTCCGCGAGGAGGTCGTCGACGTTCTCCTCGGGGATGTGGGTGATGAGGAAGTTCTGGTCCGTGGCGAGGCGGATCGAGGTCTCCTCGGTGCCGTACTTCTTGGCGGCGCGGGCGGCTTCCGCAAATTCGTCGCCGCCCATGCGGCCGGCGATGACGTTGAAGCCGACGTACTTCAGCCCGTCCTGCTTCTGGTCGTGGACGCCGACGTGGTCGCCGCGGTAGCCGACCGTCAGGTCCTCGCCGCTCTCGGGGAGGTCGACGGTGCAGCGGTCGCGGACGGCTTCCTCGAACTTGTCCGCACCCATCTGCTCGACGAGGTAGCGCATCCGGCAGACGCCGCGGTTGTTGCGGTCGCCCAGCTCCTTGAACGTCTGGGCGACGGCGCGGCAGAACTCGACGGCGTCCTCCGGCGGGATGAAGACGTCGAGATTCGAGGCCATCCGCGGGCCGTCGGAGAGGCCGCCGCCGACGCGGGCGTGGAAGCCGTAGTAGTATTGGCCATCTATTTCCTTCTTCGCCGGCGTGAGTCCGACGTCGTTGATCTGGGACTGGGCGCAGTCGTGCTTACAGCCCGTGATCGTGATCTTGAACTTCCGCGGGAGGTTGGCGTACTCGCGGTTTTCGGTGAAGTAGTCCGAGACGGCGTCGATGACCGGCTGGGCGTTGAAGCACTCGTGGTCGTCGAGCCCGGCCGCGGGACAGCCCAGCACGTTCCGGGCGGAGTCGCCACAGCCCTGGACCGTCGTCAGGCCGACCTCGTCGTACCGCTCCCACATCTCGGGGACGTCCGAGACTTCGACCCAGTGTTTCTGGATGTCCTGACGGGTCGTAATGTCGAGGAAGGCGTCGCCCCAGAGCTCGTTCTGCTCCTCGCCGCCGTACTCTTCGGGTGCGGTAGCGTAGTCGGTGGCACACTCCCCGATGACCTCGGCCTGCTCGGGCGTGAGATAGCCGCCCGGGACCTTGGTCCGGATCATGAAGTAGTCGTCCTGCTTCTGGGAGTACATGCCGGCCCACTTGAGCCGCTCCCACTCGCCGCCGCCGGCGCGCTCCTCGATTTCCTCGTCGGAGAGGTTCCCCTCCGCGTAGTCGTAGACGTCCTCGATGACGTCCAGCGGATGCTTTTCTTGCTTGTGTTGTTCGACTGTATTCACGCAAACCACCTCGTGGTTGGCTGAACGGTGTGAAGCGAACCTCGAGACGGCGGAGCCGTCTCGGTGGTTTGTGTGAGTTCGAAAACGCTCGCGTTTTCGTTATTCACGCAAACCACCCCGCGAGACGGTCAACTCGAGAATGAGTGTCGCTACCTTCAAGGACCATTGTTTAGCGGGTACTAGAACCCGACACGTATACGCTCCCGTAACTCGGCGAATCATGTCGTGGGTCGCTCCAACCAGTAAATGTTGCCTCATACGTTCGCGTTGACACGCCGTTGAATCGGGAAATTCCTTTCCACAGGCCGGTAGCCGGCAGCGACCGAATCTATCCGACAGAAACCGTGCCAACTACCGGAGATATGATCCGGTAGTTGTGCGCATTCGGGCGATCGGGTTCTGCTCGTGGATCGGATTCGCAATTCGGCCGTCGAAGCGGGTGAGGTCCACCTTCATGCTCGGATACCGACGCGACGAACTGTAGCCAAAAACAGACGCTGAACAGCTTGCCGACGGACCGCTACCGACGGCGATGACGAGCCGTCGCTACTCCTCGTCGTCCTCGAGCAGCCGGTCGACCATCTCGTCGGGGTCGAACCGCTCTAAGTGGTCGTAGCCCTGCCCGACGCCGAGGAAGAGGATCGGTTTCCCGGTGACGTGGGCGACCGAAATCGCCGCGCCGCCGTTGGAATCGGCGTCGGCTTTCGTCAAGACGGCGCCGTCGATCTCGGCGGCGTCGTTGAACTCGCGGGCGCGGTTGACGGCGTCCTGCCCGGCGACCGCCTCGTCGACGAACAGCGTCATGTCGGGGTCGACGACGCGGTCGATCTTCGCCAGTTGGTCCATCAGCCCCTCGTCGGTGTGGAGCCGACCCGCCGTGTCGCCGAGCACGACGTCGACGTCGTTAGCCTCGGCGTACTCGACGGCGTCGTAGAGCACCGCGGCGGGGTCGCCGCCCTGCTCGTGGCTGATGCACTTCGTGTCCAGCGCGTCGGCGTGCTCCTGAATCTGCTCGTTCGCGCCGGCACGATACGTGTCGCCGTTGGCCATCACCGTCGAGTAGCCCCGCTCCTCGAGGTAGCGGCTCATCTTGGCGATCGTGGTCGTCTTCCCGACGCCGTTGACGCCGGTGAAGACGATGACGACGGGCTTGTCCTCGATGGCGATGCGCTCGTTGAAGTCGAACTGGCCGACGCTGATCACGTCGTAGATCGCGTCGCGCAGGGCCTCCTCGATCACGTCGCCGGTCGAGGTGGTAAAGGCCCGCGTCTCGCCGATCAGTTCGTCGCGCAGGTTGTCGAGGATCTCGTCGACGACGCCCATCTCCACGTCGCTCGAGAGCAGGGCCAGCTCGAGTTCGTGGAGCGGGTCCTCGAGGTCCTCTTCCTCGATGACGAACTTGCCCTTGACGAGCGACTTGGCCTTGCGGCCGAAGCCGGTGCTGTTGCCGTCGTCCTCGCCGGCTGACTCCTCGTCCGCCGGTTCGTCGTCCTCGACGGGCTCCGCAGCGGCGTCGGCCGCGTCAGCCGTATTGACGTCGGATTCGGCGGCCTCGTCCGCCGGCTCCTCGGGCTCGTCGTCCCGAATCATCCCCTCGAGATCCAGTCCGGAACTGGACTCGGACTCGCTCTCGGGTTCGGGCTCGGCTACGGCGTCAGATGCGGCAGCCGTGTCGGCATTCGCCACCGATTCGGATGCGGTCGTCTCGGCCTCGAGACCGCTCTCGCCGTCGCCGTCGGGACCGGGATCGGGATCGGCCCCCGCGGCCGCGTCGTCGGTGGTAGTGGTATCCGGGGCTTCCGGCTCGGCTGCGTCGGGTGCATCGGCTGTCTCGGTATCGCCATCGGCAGCCGCAGCGTCGCCCTCGATCGCCGCCTCGTCGACGTCTGCGAGATCGTCCTCGTCTTCGACCTCCTCGACGTTCTCTTCGGCGGCTTCTTCGGCGTCCTTCCGGAAGCTCCCGAGCTTCTCCTTCAGATTATCGAACATGGTGGGTAGGTAAACGTGAACGGAAACGTGGGGCCGCGGTTACGTGCGGTTACTCGTCGTCCGGCTGGCCCTGTCCCTGGCCCATCTGCTGCATCTGCTGTTGCATCGCCTGCTGCTGGAGCTGCTGGGCCTGCTGCTCGAGCTGTTCGCTTTCGCTCTCGAGTTCGGCGATCTCCTCGTTGACATCGTCGATGCGGTTGTCGACGGTGTCTTTCTTGTTCTCGAGGGCGTCGACGGCGTCGTCCTGCTCGAATTCGGCGGCGTAGTCGGCGCCGAGGTCGACGATGGCCTCGTCGATGTCTTCAATCGTCGCGCGAAGGTAGGCGCCGCCGCCGAGCGGGACCTGCACGGTCGAGCCCGTCTCGAGGGTCTCGAGGGCCTCGATGGCCTCGTCGATCTCGGTCTTTTCCTGCTGCAGTTCCTCGACGTTGGCCTGCAGCGCCTCGATCTGTTCCTGAATTTCCTGCAGTTCCTGGGAGAGCTGCTGGAGTTGCTGCTGCCCCATTAGGCCGTCACCTCCTCACTCTCGACGACGTCCTCGAGCTCGATCTGGGTGCGCTTGAGGCCGTGCTGGCTCCCGAGCTGCGCGTAGGCGTGCTCGCGAGCGACGTTCTCGTTTTCCGCCTCGATGGTCGTTTCGAACTCAGCGAAGCCGTCGCGAGTCTGGAACCGGCCGGTGACCGTAAACTGACTCATAGGTCCCACTCCGGCGGGCAGTCGGAAGAATCTTCCCTTCTATAAACGGGGGTGGCTTTCGGTCGCACCGAGTCGTTTCGAGGCCAGAGCCGGCCTCGAGTCGCTACGATCCCTGTCTTTCCCCGTCTTCCCGGCGATTTCGTCGACAAGCGTTCGGCGGCTCAAAGCGACGGCGCTCTCCGACGGCCGACAGGCTCCGACCGGGGATTCGAGGGACGGCCGGTTCGTAGCGACGTGCTTCCCGCCGTCCCCCTCGAGCCCAACTAATTTCGTCCGCGCCGCTCAAGGATGACCCATGGGAGAAATTGATTCCGACGACCTGTTACCCAATGACCGAATGCGCCAACAGGCCCTCGAGGGCGAGGTGACGCAGATCCACCGCGGCCACCGGTATGCCGACGAGGGAGACACGTTCGCGATCGACGACGAGACGTTCGAAGTGACGACGGTCACCGAACGCACGCTGGGCGATATGACCGACGAAGACGCACAGGCAGAGGGGATGGACGATCTCGAGACCTACCGCCGGATGCTCGAGCGGGTCCACGACGACTTCGAGTGGGACGACGACAGCGAGGTCGTGTTACATCGGTTCGAGAAACGGTAGCCGAGAATCAGCGCGGTAGCCAACAGTTGCTGCACGGTCGCTTACTTCTCGAGGTGGCGCAGTTGTCCCGGGGCGTCCGTGGTCCCGGATAGTGCCTCGGCCGTGGGATCGGTGGTCGAGCGAACCGCCGCTCGCGGCGCCCGCGGCGACCGGTACGCCGCGAGCAACGACCACGCCACACCGGTCGCGACGAGCCCGACTGCGGCGAGATCCATGCCGAGCGTGGCGAAGGTCACCGCGTAGACGGCGCCGAGCGCCGCTTTCGGCAGGCTCGTCAGGAGCGGAATCCGCGTCGTGCAATCTCGCAGCGCGGGGACGAGAACGGCGACCGTGAGGAGACTACCGGCCAGAAAGACGAGATCCTGCCAATCCATACGTAGCGTACTCGCTCTCGAGTAAATATGGCTGCCGGTCAGAAACAGCGGTCCGAGAAGGGGGTCGCGACTTGCAGCGCGCCGGTCAGTCGAT includes these proteins:
- the pfdA gene encoding prefoldin subunit alpha, translated to MGQQQLQQLSQELQEIQEQIEALQANVEELQQEKTEIDEAIEALETLETGSTVQVPLGGGAYLRATIEDIDEAIVDLGADYAAEFEQDDAVDALENKKDTVDNRIDDVNEEIAELESESEQLEQQAQQLQQQAMQQQMQQMGQGQGQPDDE
- the ftsY gene encoding signal recognition particle-docking protein FtsY, with amino-acid sequence MFDNLKEKLGSFRKDAEEAAEENVEEVEDEDDLADVDEAAIEGDAAAADGDTETADAPDAAEPEAPDTTTTDDAAAGADPDPGPDGDGESGLEAETTASESVANADTAAASDAVAEPEPESESESSSGLDLEGMIRDDEPEEPADEAAESDVNTADAADAAAEPVEDDEPADEESAGEDDGNSTGFGRKAKSLVKGKFVIEEEDLEDPLHELELALLSSDVEMGVVDEILDNLRDELIGETRAFTTSTGDVIEEALRDAIYDVISVGQFDFNERIAIEDKPVVIVFTGVNGVGKTTTIAKMSRYLEERGYSTVMANGDTYRAGANEQIQEHADALDTKCISHEQGGDPAAVLYDAVEYAEANDVDVVLGDTAGRLHTDEGLMDQLAKIDRVVDPDMTLFVDEAVAGQDAVNRAREFNDAAEIDGAVLTKADADSNGGAAISVAHVTGKPILFLGVGQGYDHLERFDPDEMVDRLLEDDEE
- a CDS encoding DedA family protein, whose protein sequence is MISALVDAGYAALLAYGLPALFVLFIVKGAIIGKPFPTSVFLPGYIVAVSASRWTIVASVLVASLGYTCGQLLIYWLAAARGREAVESLPRVSITDDQYARAERWFQRYAGAGIVITNLVPYVGSFIMIPAGIASYPFERAAFYALTSTLLNYVLIVWVVVGSVQFVTG
- a CDS encoding phosphatase PAP2 family protein, with amino-acid sequence MARGIGEFGPIQDLIPEWAAIVVALVTQLGDVWFLTLLVGGLYLYRTDDREEAAVVVGLLLTGFATIITLKYAFALPRPEQPFVRLESLPAIVRPLYESIGTADGYGFPSGHAFMTTVIYVALARRLSIGTARQRLLGAATVIVAVCLSRVALGVHYLVDVAAGAAGGLLLVLATEWLLDRYAADRATAAFALAILASASAVLVASDDPDAVLLLGASLGAFGGWQLVRLSEGFPEREREREQERKRDRARDHRSHSRSRSRIDRRLALRIGLAVGAFAPLAVALVYFGLVSMPVPAASGALGFGLAAILAVPVLHTVRSRRASGI
- a CDS encoding Coenzyme F420 hydrogenase/dehydrogenase, beta subunit C-terminal domain; translation: MGTNGRDDGTDGRDAEERTFPSVPESEARDDDAVIVPDAGHAAPRSRDGTEHAREGAIATDGGHGHEHAEGDSCSPNTCTCGEKTAEPAADASSTTADSASADKPVATDGAGVANVDEEGNLGDLEFTEPAENVSQDVYDDAPDTRVGVPEGVDLDTPEYSIRSEMNDIETPDEKTWFMELDEAVIDEGRCIQCGTCVAACPSDSIGVGDDDLPKLVKMCTGCSLCWDFCPRGGLRYERQWKITGGEDNVKGAGDPITEFSAKVDDDWTDQAQDGGVVTGILATLLEEGEIDGALIATESEEEAWKAESFLATTKEELIENAGTVYNQTLALGNLDLEQWEDKLPDKDWDDLSLALVGTPCEIEGIRALQDFEWDYQAQNQGIRAVDYTIALMCTKNFNYYSLMGEMVQEQRGIDPEDIGKMDVLHGKMMIYGHDGEMILEEDIENFHDAALKGCDECADFTGFCADVTVGSVGSSDEYSSVIIRTEQGMKAWELTEPNLDYHDLEDRSAIGKLQGWDKKKAFESLERPFDPDAPRFIDYTDHAENYGTALNPHDQGH
- a CDS encoding ASCH domain-containing protein, with the translated sequence MGEIDSDDLLPNDRMRQQALEGEVTQIHRGHRYADEGDTFAIDDETFEVTTVTERTLGDMTDEDAQAEGMDDLETYRRMLERVHDDFEWDDDSEVVLHRFEKR
- a CDS encoding bactofilin family protein; the protein is MSRSRGPRCSRRRLLWAASGAAVGLAGCTGLQSDAGAHWREPGADDGEYERFGDGTESADTVAESDVDAQTDANGTDGDDDGTAAGSTDDLVVVPPDDEPEGGIETAGSVVLEPDASVDDNVEAGYQVVLEDEAELDGNLEAGDDVRLDPGAAIDGNVEAGGGVILRTGAEIDGNLEADGTVSIAEGAEIDGNVTGSTVTVAGDAEVDGEITETG
- a CDS encoding nitrite/sulfite reductase, with protein sequence MNTVEQHKQEKHPLDVIEDVYDYAEGNLSDEEIEERAGGGEWERLKWAGMYSQKQDDYFMIRTKVPGGYLTPEQAEVIGECATDYATAPEEYGGEEQNELWGDAFLDITTRQDIQKHWVEVSDVPEMWERYDEVGLTTVQGCGDSARNVLGCPAAGLDDHECFNAQPVIDAVSDYFTENREYANLPRKFKITITGCKHDCAQSQINDVGLTPAKKEIDGQYYYGFHARVGGGLSDGPRMASNLDVFIPPEDAVEFCRAVAQTFKELGDRNNRGVCRMRYLVEQMGADKFEEAVRDRCTVDLPESGEDLTVGYRGDHVGVHDQKQDGLKYVGFNVIAGRMGGDEFAEAARAAKKYGTEETSIRLATDQNFLITHIPEENVDDLLAEPFAQEYSPDPGPFSRGAVGCTGTEFCNYAIIETKKRTKRWARELDERIDTPDDLEVVRMHMSGCSASCAQPQIADIGFRGETVKLEDEDSPNDEGDNLVEGMDFGLGGALGADNEFLDWIERAVPAEGVIPALEQLFDAYNADRNDDERFYEWARRIDNERLRSLMTDADAPVARGVAHGD
- the rpl18a gene encoding 50S ribosomal protein L18Ae — protein: MSQFTVTGRFQTRDGFAEFETTIEAENENVAREHAYAQLGSQHGLKRTQIELEDVVESEEVTA